Proteins from one Desulfitobacterium chlororespirans DSM 11544 genomic window:
- a CDS encoding chromate transporter yields MKSLEQLLDIFLAFFRASNLAFGGGPAIIPLIQAEVINHGWMTLEQFSEGLAIATSLPGPIAALLSGYVGYHVAGWPGVLAALLGTLALTSILVIALTGFLMKHSNSPVLKGALTGVRPLVTVLVAKTAFDMGLSAFPSIWSWVIAGAAMICLYKLKLHPGIVIILSMVFGLLVFQ; encoded by the coding sequence ATGAAATCATTGGAACAACTATTGGATATCTTTCTGGCGTTTTTCCGCGCCAGTAATTTGGCCTTTGGTGGTGGTCCGGCCATCATTCCGCTGATTCAGGCAGAAGTGATCAATCATGGTTGGATGACTTTGGAGCAGTTCTCGGAAGGCCTGGCCATTGCAACCTCGTTGCCAGGCCCTATCGCCGCTCTTTTATCCGGATATGTGGGTTACCATGTGGCGGGATGGCCGGGAGTATTGGCTGCCTTGCTGGGCACCTTGGCTCTTACCTCTATTTTGGTCATTGCTTTAACGGGCTTTTTGATGAAGCATAGCAATTCTCCTGTACTTAAAGGGGCCTTAACCGGAGTTCGCCCTCTGGTGACGGTTCTGGTGGCCAAGACAGCTTTCGACATGGGCTTAAGCGCCTTTCCAAGCATCTGGAGCTGGGTCATAGCCGGTGCGGCCATGATCTGCCTTTATAAATTGAAGCTGCATCCGGGAATTGTAATTATCCTATCCATGGTCTTTGGACTTTTGGTCTTTCAGTAA
- the cls gene encoding cardiolipin synthase: MIKLIKLLIGSALLALSLALLIICLEKKNPEKTAAWLSFLALNPLLGLLIYLVFGCTPIKKSLFRSKHIPGEQLPALAHQQKENFSENEIYIQESIDAKGLSRLLLGKAFAPLSRNNSLTLLHNGDEKFAALLEDLEKAQDHIHMEYYIFHDDAIGRTVQQLLIRKAAEGIKIRLIFDGLGSRTLAKNFLRELRAAGIELQWFLPLRFPRAFLTLNYRNHRKLVVIDGRIGYLGGINIGDEYLSRSAKYGFWRDTHLRLEGTSVHTIQEIFFNDWYYLTEEIHRDPRYFPEDRTDGEKLVQIIGGGPDSHYESIKELFFTMLSTAQKEIVVTTPYFIPDESMIMALKTAASRGVAVKIIVQGKPDHKLPYLASSSYFHDLIPSGVEIYRYQKGILHSKVLTVDQEIGVVGSANFDIRSFQIDFELSAVIFGSDFAEKLVRDQEQDLRDSLQITQQDLQSRTPLLSLQIALARLLSPLL; this comes from the coding sequence GTGATTAAATTGATAAAACTTTTGATCGGTTCAGCTCTGTTAGCCCTTTCACTGGCGCTGCTTATCATTTGCTTAGAAAAGAAGAATCCGGAAAAGACCGCGGCCTGGCTGTCTTTTCTGGCCCTCAATCCTCTCTTAGGGTTGTTGATCTACCTGGTTTTCGGCTGCACCCCGATTAAAAAAAGCTTATTCCGGTCCAAACATATACCCGGGGAACAATTGCCCGCTTTAGCCCATCAGCAAAAAGAGAATTTCTCTGAAAATGAGATCTATATCCAGGAGTCCATCGACGCCAAAGGCCTGTCACGGCTTTTATTAGGAAAGGCTTTCGCGCCTTTATCCCGGAATAATTCCCTTACCCTTCTCCACAACGGAGACGAAAAATTTGCGGCTCTGCTTGAGGATTTAGAAAAAGCTCAGGACCATATTCATATGGAATATTATATTTTTCATGACGACGCCATTGGCAGGACCGTCCAACAGCTGCTGATCCGCAAAGCCGCTGAGGGTATAAAGATACGTTTGATTTTTGACGGGCTGGGCAGCCGCACACTCGCTAAGAATTTTCTCAGAGAGTTGAGAGCTGCCGGAATAGAGCTGCAGTGGTTTTTACCCCTGCGCTTTCCACGGGCCTTCTTGACCTTGAACTATCGCAATCATCGCAAACTGGTGGTCATTGACGGCAGGATTGGCTATCTGGGCGGTATCAATATAGGGGATGAATACTTATCCCGAAGCGCTAAGTACGGATTTTGGCGGGATACCCATCTGCGCTTGGAAGGGACCAGCGTGCACACCATTCAGGAGATTTTTTTCAATGACTGGTATTATCTCACGGAGGAAATCCATAGGGACCCTCGTTATTTTCCCGAGGACCGGACGGACGGGGAAAAGCTGGTCCAAATTATTGGCGGAGGACCGGATTCCCATTATGAATCCATCAAGGAACTCTTCTTCACGATGTTAAGCACGGCTCAAAAAGAAATCGTGGTGACGACTCCTTACTTCATACCGGATGAAAGTATGATCATGGCCCTGAAAACCGCGGCCTCCAGAGGGGTAGCCGTTAAAATCATCGTCCAGGGAAAACCTGATCATAAGCTTCCTTACCTGGCCTCCTCCTCCTATTTCCACGATTTAATCCCCTCGGGTGTGGAGATCTATCGCTACCAAAAGGGGATCCTGCACAGCAAAGTATTGACTGTTGATCAGGAGATAGGTGTGGTCGGATCTGCCAATTTTGACATACGGAGTTTTCAAATAGATTTCGAATTGAGTGCGGTGATCTTCGGTTCTGATTTTGCAGAGAAGCTGGTTCGCGACCAAGAGCAGGATCTACGGGACAGCCTGCAGATAACCCAGCAAGATCTGCAAAGCAGAACGCCGCTTTTGTCTTTGCAAATCGCTTTAGCGCGTCTTCTTTCACCTTTGCTCTAG
- a CDS encoding ABC transporter ATP-binding protein codes for MSTLIAEEVEHKAGLTGQGRTIFRLLTYLKPHLKPLVFAFALLVAGTAADVAGPVLIKIFLDDYLTPGRLEPLALTILGGGYLLLVILASFLQYHQLVRFNKIALLIIQQIRVDIFSKVQYLAMSVFDRTPAGALVSRVTNDTEAIKELYIGVLSTYVQNIVFLLGIFIAMFSLDVRLAAFCLVLLPIIVALMQIYRKISSKIYRISRAELGRLNAILNESIQGMNIIQIMRQEETFQKKFAGINEKYYGAAIANIKLESTLMRPAVDLLYTLALILVLGFFGLESIIGPVEVGVLYAFINYLDRFIDPVNMILMRLSQLQQAIIAAERVFEVLDDGRTTTALGLNAVQEAGALPAPGIEKGEIEFRNVSFSYDGVTEVLKNISFTVHPGETVALVGHTGSGKSTISNLLMKFYPVNQGEILIDGLSLNDFSQEELRTQIGLVAQDPFLFVGDIAGNIALNRPRVKEGEVEAAAEFVEADQFITKLGQGYQEPVSERGSTLSSGQRQLICFARTIAGEPKILILDEATASVDTETEEAIQTALNKMRQGRSTIAIAHRLSTIQDADLILVLHQGHIVERGNHNELLAQKGLYYKMFLLQQGAGKGY; via the coding sequence ATGAGCACCCTTATCGCCGAAGAAGTGGAACACAAAGCCGGTCTTACCGGACAGGGCAGGACCATCTTCAGGCTCCTTACCTATTTAAAGCCCCATCTTAAACCCCTGGTTTTTGCCTTTGCCTTGCTCGTTGCGGGTACCGCGGCCGATGTAGCCGGACCTGTACTGATTAAGATCTTTTTGGATGACTACCTGACCCCTGGACGCCTGGAGCCTCTGGCTTTAACGATCCTGGGCGGTGGGTATCTGCTGCTGGTCATCTTGGCTTCTTTCCTTCAATATCACCAATTGGTTCGTTTCAATAAGATAGCCTTGCTGATTATTCAACAAATCAGGGTGGATATTTTCAGCAAGGTTCAATATTTGGCCATGAGTGTCTTTGACCGGACCCCGGCCGGAGCCTTAGTCTCCAGAGTCACCAATGATACAGAGGCGATTAAGGAGCTTTATATCGGTGTGCTATCAACCTATGTCCAGAACATTGTCTTTCTGCTGGGCATATTTATTGCCATGTTCAGCCTGGATGTCCGGTTGGCTGCCTTCTGCCTGGTGCTGCTCCCCATCATCGTTGCTTTGATGCAAATCTACCGCAAGATCAGCTCCAAGATATACAGGATCTCCCGGGCGGAGCTGGGCAGGTTGAATGCGATACTTAATGAGTCCATCCAAGGCATGAATATCATTCAAATCATGAGACAGGAAGAAACCTTTCAAAAGAAATTTGCCGGTATTAACGAGAAGTATTACGGTGCGGCCATTGCCAATATTAAACTGGAAAGCACGCTGATGCGTCCGGCAGTGGATCTGCTCTACACCTTGGCGCTGATTTTGGTCCTGGGTTTCTTTGGTCTGGAATCGATCATTGGTCCGGTGGAAGTGGGAGTGCTCTATGCTTTTATCAATTATTTGGATCGTTTCATCGACCCGGTGAATATGATCTTAATGCGCCTTTCCCAGCTTCAGCAGGCGATTATCGCCGCGGAAAGGGTCTTTGAAGTGCTGGATGACGGGCGGACCACCACCGCACTTGGTTTGAATGCTGTTCAGGAAGCCGGTGCACTTCCTGCTCCTGGTATAGAAAAAGGTGAGATTGAATTTCGCAATGTCAGTTTCTCCTATGATGGTGTCACTGAAGTCTTAAAAAATATTTCCTTTACGGTTCACCCTGGGGAGACTGTAGCTTTAGTAGGCCATACCGGGAGCGGGAAAAGCACGATTTCCAATCTCTTAATGAAGTTTTACCCTGTTAATCAAGGAGAAATCTTGATTGACGGCCTATCCTTGAATGACTTTTCCCAGGAAGAGCTGCGCACTCAGATTGGGCTGGTTGCCCAGGATCCTTTCCTCTTTGTCGGGGATATTGCCGGTAATATTGCTCTCAACCGGCCCCGGGTTAAGGAAGGAGAGGTGGAGGCGGCGGCAGAATTTGTGGAGGCTGATCAATTCATCACCAAGCTGGGGCAGGGGTATCAGGAACCTGTCAGTGAACGGGGCTCCACACTCTCCAGTGGTCAACGGCAGCTGATCTGCTTTGCCCGCACCATTGCCGGAGAGCCTAAAATTCTTATTCTCGATGAAGCGACTGCCAGTGTGGATACAGAGACAGAAGAGGCTATTCAAACCGCCTTAAACAAAATGCGCCAAGGGCGCAGTACCATCGCTATTGCTCACCGGCTTTCCACTATACAGGATGCCGATCTTATCCTTGTTTTGCATCAGGGACACATTGTTGAGCGGGGCAATCATAATGAACTCCTCGCTCAAAAAGGCCTGTATTACAAAATGTTCCTGCTCCAACAAGGGGCAGGCAAAGGGTATTAA
- a CDS encoding spore coat protein yields the protein MQVQLSQKEQMLLKDLKGHEELCVEKYSKYAKEAECSNLSQMFQNLASREQQHYNTISQIMSGQVPSMNQGQGQQAQGQQAQGMQQQGQGMQSQGSNSYSQKDFNMLSDMLATEKYVSGTYDTSIFEFQDTNLRQILNHIQKEEQEHGEEIFNYMHSHGMYPVQ from the coding sequence ATGCAAGTTCAACTCAGTCAAAAGGAGCAAATGCTTCTTAAAGACTTAAAAGGTCACGAAGAATTATGTGTCGAAAAATATAGTAAATATGCCAAGGAAGCCGAATGTTCAAATCTCAGTCAAATGTTCCAGAACCTTGCTTCCCGCGAACAGCAGCACTATAACACCATCAGCCAGATCATGTCCGGTCAGGTTCCGTCCATGAATCAAGGCCAAGGACAGCAGGCCCAAGGGCAGCAAGCCCAGGGAATGCAACAGCAGGGGCAGGGGATGCAGTCTCAAGGGAGCAACAGCTACAGCCAAAAAGATTTTAATATGCTCAGCGATATGCTGGCTACTGAAAAATATGTCTCTGGAACCTATGACACCTCAATTTTTGAATTCCAGGACACAAATCTCAGGCAAATTCTTAATCATATTCAAAAAGAAGAGCAGGAACATGGTGAAGAAATCTTTAACTATATGCATTCCCATGGCATGTATCCTGTTCAATAA
- a CDS encoding chromate transporter translates to MIKKLWEVFIGCARATNLGFGGGPAMIPLIQREAVTRYKWLTEEEFADALAIGNSLPGPIATKLASYMGYKVAGWPGALAGLLGTLLSTFVIVILGDLLIRYSHTPALSAALTAVRPVVVVLIAQSAYDLGKKSFPKKYRSTWAVAVVALAILFMTSVHPGILVICALVFGYIAYGRKKD, encoded by the coding sequence ATGATTAAAAAGTTATGGGAAGTGTTTATTGGCTGTGCCCGTGCCACCAATTTAGGTTTTGGCGGAGGTCCGGCTATGATTCCCTTAATTCAACGGGAGGCGGTTACCCGCTATAAATGGCTGACCGAAGAGGAATTTGCCGATGCCCTGGCAATTGGGAACTCATTGCCGGGTCCTATTGCCACCAAGCTGGCAAGTTATATGGGATATAAGGTTGCCGGCTGGCCCGGTGCTTTGGCCGGACTCTTGGGGACACTCCTTTCCACCTTTGTGATTGTGATTTTAGGAGACCTTTTGATCAGATACTCGCATACGCCGGCTTTAAGTGCCGCACTCACCGCGGTAAGACCGGTCGTGGTGGTTCTGATCGCTCAGTCGGCCTATGATTTAGGCAAGAAATCCTTTCCCAAAAAATACCGCAGTACCTGGGCTGTTGCCGTAGTAGCCCTGGCTATCTTATTTATGACCAGCGTTCATCCCGGTATCCTCGTGATCTGTGCTTTGGTTTTTGGCTATATTGCTTATGGGAGAAAGAAGGATTGA
- a CDS encoding PspC domain-containing protein, with the protein MEKRLYRSGREKMLAGVCGGLGEYFDVDPTLIRLAVVIAIFGAGMGFFAYLIAWIVIPKNPDHRYLNP; encoded by the coding sequence ATGGAAAAGCGCCTTTACCGCTCAGGAAGGGAAAAGATGTTGGCCGGGGTATGCGGTGGTTTGGGTGAGTATTTTGATGTGGACCCGACCCTGATTAGGCTGGCGGTTGTTATTGCCATCTTTGGCGCCGGCATGGGGTTCTTCGCTTACCTGATCGCCTGGATTGTTATTCCCAAGAATCCCGATCATAGATACTTAAACCCATGA